One genomic region from Prunus persica cultivar Lovell chromosome G3, Prunus_persica_NCBIv2, whole genome shotgun sequence encodes:
- the LOC109948077 gene encoding uncharacterized protein LOC109948077 produces MIKKNPDHLFNLQKKDDESIRDYIKRFKVERANIIGCDDRIASSTFKRGLPIECELYRELTLSPCQTLVELFATAERYSLWDDDWTAGKKATKQADQPVELASQRNDMIKDKDGGKCELQPQGGAPTTKSYTKFTILIQQILAQVKNMPWLKKPLPLKGNPAKKDTSRYCEFHEGHCHYTNDCFAWKKHLEELVENGYCTEFIARGAI; encoded by the coding sequence atgatcaagaagaaccctgaccaCCTGTTCAACCTGCAAAAGAAGGACGATGAATCCATccgagattacatcaagaggttCAAAGTAGAAAGAGCAAACATCATTGGATGTGACGATCGAATTGCGTCATCGACCTTCAAGAGGGGCTTGCCAATTGAGTGTGAGCTGTATCGCGAGCTGACCCTCTCTCCCTGCCAAACACTAGTAGAACTCTTCGCGACAGCAGAGCGCTATTCACTTTGGGACGATGACTGGACCGCGGGAAAAAAAGCTACCAAGCAAGCCGATCAACCGGTTGAGCTGGCAAGCCAAAGAAACGACATGATAAAAGACAAGGATGGGGGCAAGTGCGAATTACAACCTCAGGGAGGTGCTCCAACAACTAAGAGCTACACCAAGTTCACTATTCTGATACAGCAGATCCTAGCCCAAGTAAAGAACATGCCTTGGTTGAAGAAACCATTGCCTTTGAAGGGAAACCCAGCCAAGAAGGATACCAGTAGATACTGTGAATTTCATGAAGGGCATTGTCATTACACAAATGATTGCTTCGCTTGGAAAAAGCACCTCGAAGAACTGGTCGAAAACGGCTATTGCACGGAATTCATCGCAAGGGGGGCTATCTAG
- the LOC109948076 gene encoding uncharacterized protein LOC109948076: MCTEDVEKLVNDRFRDLKTGGNFEDSLRKEMDQVSSTPFTLDIEQATHLKRFSTPSFIHFKGDSDPESHLKHFKSVMILHQADDALMYKVFTITLRGAAQDWFHTLPSRSISSFKELAYAFTKEYTSYRTIKKNPDHLYNLRKKSDESLQDYIRRFKAEKANIVGCDDRIASSAFKKGLPAEHDLYRELTITPSQTLAEVYAIAERYAL, from the coding sequence ATGTGCACAGAAGACGTTGAGAAGCTCGTGAATGACCGATTTCGAGACTTGAAGACCGGAGGAAACTTCGAGGATTCACTACGTAAGGAGATGGACCAGGTGAGCTCTACGCCTTTCACCCTCGATATCGAGCAGGCCACTCACCTGAAGCGATTCTCGACACCCTCGTTCATACACTTCAAAGGGGATTCCGATCCCGAGAGCCACTtaaaacacttcaaaagtgTTATGATCCTCCACCAGGCTGACGACGCTCTAATGTACAAGGTATTTACGATAACCTTGCGAGGAGCAGCccaagactggttccacaccCTACCATCCAGGTCgatcagcagcttcaaggagctagCTTACGCCTTCACCAAAGAATACACCTCTTATCGGacaatcaagaagaaccctgaccaCCTGTACAACCTGCGCAAGAAGTCTGACGAATCCCTTCAAGATTACATCAGGAGATTCAAGGCAGAAAAGGCGAACATTGTAGGATGTGACGACCGAATCGCGTCCTCCGCTTTCAAGAAAGGCCTTCCAGCTGAGCACGACTTGTACCGCGAGCTGACTATCACTCCCAGCCAGACGCTGGCAGAGGTCTACGCGATTGCAGAACGCTACGCGCTCTAA